In Glycine max cultivar Williams 82 chromosome 15, Glycine_max_v4.0, whole genome shotgun sequence, the DNA window agccttctcctaactagtttgagtttctcttagtgtctcttatgtgttgggtactgtaatagggtgtttttacacttcattTGAAAATGcctagagaatgagacattgtaaaagttatctttttataaccttGAGGTTATTTTTGCGGCATTCAATGAACCccagtcacattggcgtgatcataatttcaaaatgatgttttcatttgtagaatccgaaacacccctcagccctttatgttttgacacgggtatttgaccccgaatgttacctttgaccttgtttttgaaatccatTCTAAATTCCTTTCGTTTTGGCGTAATAGACACTTGCGTTGGATCGACAAGCGCGCACGAGAGAGACCTCTAAGTGACGCAAAGAGGAACTGATgaagagctcacgataggtgaggggagttattataaaatttaccattttgacaccatagttagggtcagggaacctagctatgagaatatctgcctgtccctattgcatgttgattttctttcaagaaaaactatttttttaacgaatgggatgcgatatatccattgttgatgaataacattattgtttattaaacttgtgttgtttgaaaaCCTGGGGAGTGTGAGCCTCAGGCatggaaaatatatttacatgtagAATGCGACtcattgttgatgttgctattggtgaatttaattgatatgtggtgatgttgatatttatgatgatattggtttgagatgacattgttaatggtgatcatgtcaacatgaattgatgttattattgatggtTATGTCAATATGGAATGAGGTTGTTGTGATTATTGGTGATGTcattgaaatggaatgttgatgatgttggaaatgcgtTGACaagtgcatgttgtgtatgttcgtggagggcggagtgcactgaccttgtcggatggcccattcGTGGGGGACAagcgtggttaaagaatctaagcattcgcTACGGGAATGCTTAGGCACTTTATTTGggccatggtctttggcacttgcttttggccacgttcatacgttgtatGTAGGGAATGTTCATGGAGggggtgcccatgtttcatacctcATATGACatgggaaatagtataaactatgGTAatatgtactttgtactagggggtgtgtcacctggtagggaactcctTGTGGCCCCAGGTTGATCACCTAGGGGTGGGGGGGAGTTACGGTGCACGACTAGGTGGCCTCGACAAATACTGCATGGTTTCCTAAGTGAGGTGTCGTGTGGACATGCTTAGggctatttccttggtattGGATACGATACGTACCgcattgcatctgagagttgaagtcaggtgcatgcatcattctgagcagtcttgattggatccatggatgaaTGATGTGtctgatgagtaattgttgaatgtggacaatgaacaattgttggatgtgagtgttgaataatgaatgttgtgtaagctcatgatgtttgcttatgttttcttgctaatcgtgattatttaaatttaacaatagtcctttttataatgaacccacccttgcaattttgtatcgtgtggttgatacctgtgatgatcgcgaaccttgttcgtgggagcagaatgacagcagtaggGGTGCAGGGATGAGATTCTGTTGAGGAGCCGCCAAACCGAcatgatgacgttgggattattttggggagagagttgtgttttgttaatcaactcctccatagtgcTTCATGATTCTTTTGTTGGATAAGGATGTAAATTCACAGATTTAAATTATATGTTCGACCTGATTTAATCTTCAAATATGTGTGTGATGTGTACTGAACTATGATATTAATATTCATGTATTCGGTTAAACACTGGTGCGCGTTTggggacatatatatatatatgtccccAAACGCGCACCAATGTTTAACCGAATattgtgaaattcaaatttactacgatttttataagcaaaataatggagttgaaataaaagaaagaaaaagaatttaattttccaATTATTAGAGTgatgatatcgtagcgacgaggcgggtcgttacaataatgctgggtgcacctagcatcacccACTTGTTTGTTGTCTAATCTCTAACGAGAGGCTATCATATGGGCTTTGTTATAAATATCAATCTTTCTTGACTTGTAATGAACTTGTGCTTCAtgtcatgtttttatttttgggtgtTACTAACTAGTGTTtctaaaatattgaataaaaaattaaaaaaaaatatttagtgtcAATATTATAAGAAAGTGTATAAAAAGTCATCAACAACATTATTTTATGtgttctaataaaaatatttatatttttaattctttaatcaatGTCTTAAGTAGGTGTGTAAATGATTAGAATTGGATtgtattttgtctatttttcaactcaatccaattaaatctGATTAGGTTGAGTTGGAttggattttttaatttttgtttgcaaTTCAACCCAACTTTAATTAGAGTAGTTTGGGTTGATTATCGAGTTGCaccattaaaaaattagttttgcaATTACTCTTTGAATAGAAAAAGATAAACCATAAActtgtgatcaaattaagtaaCTCATtcataatgataaaatataaaactcaaCCTATTTAACAACTCATAATATTCATACAACATAACATTGTCTTACAACTAAAAAAACACTAAAGACAACAATAATCactaatcataaaaatatagaagCCTTGAActatataataaagaaaagtaaacaaaatttgGATGAGCTTTGCTTACTTTAggatttttatgttaattagtatttattatttagtatCCAATCGGTATTTTGTTATATGTGTGCTTGTTGGATACTGATTGGAGTGAATTTTAATTGGATCCAAACCTTCAAACTCATTATCTAATACAATTTTAATTGAGTTCCCTAGCATAAAACCAATCTAACCCAATGATCAATCCAACCCACACAATCTACTTAAATTGGATTTGATTAGATGAGTTTATAGATTGAGTGGGATATGCTTATGCCCCTAAATTTCTAGGGataatagttaatatttatctttattttattattatcttttaggCACGGGACACTCTTATAAAGAATATGTCGACTTGTTTGACACGTGTTAGAcacctttttttatgttttttgttttaatttaaacacCTCTGACGCGATTTGGGCACTCTCCAACACGTCTTGTTCATGAATATGGACACTTCTGGTCATGTTTCAATTGTTTTCCtggtcaaatccttttttaatttgtaattttttatttatgaaattataaaacttgacaattttatttttttagacaaTGGCCGTGTCAGATTATTTCTAATCTtttgcatataaaaaaaataaaaaacttgtaaattttatatatatatattatatatatatatatatatatatatatatatatatatcacccaTACATAAGAGGCACAAAGAAAATGGCCAACTCGAAGAACAATTTAATTCTAGTTTCCACTCTCCTTATGTTGCTTCAACTCCACTTCACCCCATCAAAAGCCGCCATCAAAGGAGGCTACTGGTACTCCGAAAGTGGCCTTGCAGTTTCCAACATTAACCCCTCTCATTTCACCCACCTCTTCTGTGCATTTGCCCACCTCGACCCCAACACCAACAAAGTCACCATTTCCTCGTCAGACTCATCTCAGTTCTCAACCTTCACTCAAACCCTCCAAGCAAAGAACCCTTCAGTGAAGACCCTTTTGTCCATAGGCGGCGGTTTCGGTCCTTCTTTGGCTGCAAATTTCTCCAGAATGGCAAGACAAGCCAACACCAGAAAATCATTCATAGACTCTTCGATCCAACAAGCCAGATCGAACAACTTCCTCGGACTTGACCTAGATTGGGAGTACCCTTCCTCGGACACAGACAAGACCAACTTTGCATCACTCATCAAGGAGTGGAAAGAAGCTGTGACCAAAGAGTCTAGAACCTCTGGAAAGGCACCACTGTTCTTATCTGCTGCTGTGGCTGGCTCTGACCAGATCACACCTTTAAAATACTACCCAGGAAAAGACGTAGCCAACAACTTGGACTTTGTCAATGTTATGGCCTATGACCTTTTCACCTCAGAAGGGTACCCCACAGTGACACAGCCACCTGCTCCTTGGAACAACCCTAGAGGCCAATTCAGTGCAGAACAAGGGGTCACGGAATGGAACAAAACTTTAGGGGTGCCCTTAAACAAACTGAATCTGGGTTTGCCCTTTTATGGTTACAAGTGGAGTTTGTCAgattctaataaaaatggactctTTGCACCGGCCAAGCAGGGACTTGGGGCAGTGAAGTACAAGGATATCAAGAATGTTGCGGCGCAGGTTGTGTTTGATTCCACTTATGTTACCAATTACTGCTTCAAAGGGACCGATTGGTTTGGCTATGACGACACTCAGAGTATATCTGCAAAGGTTGTTAATGCAAAACAAAAGGGATTGGTTGGATATTTTGCTTGGCATATTGAACAAGATAGCAACTGGGCTCTTTCTCAAGCCGGTGAGTACATTCAAAATTGTATATACCCGAgtcatcaaaatattttaagcttaattattaatttgatgtttaaatattctatttggtttcaaatttttaaaaataaataatttaattttcaaattattttaaatgattcaatttaatttgattctttaagttattagaaatttaagaataaattagTTCATTTTAATTGATTCAACCTTAAGGACTTAAAAACCAAATTATTAAACCTTTTAAAAGTTTAGGGTGAAATTGattcacttttaaaaatttgataatcaaattaaatttttaaaaaatttaaagatcaaaattaaattatttaaaataatttaaagactaATAATTAAGtcaatatgaattttttaatgttatagcaaattaatttatatgaaccattctaatgagaaaattttatcttGCAGCTTCTCAAGCATGGGGAATGTAGCTATGGATTTCGGACACAGACAGCTAATAAATTGAACTTAACAAATAAAACTGTATTACAATCTGCGTGCGCAGTACAttcataaatatgaaataaacttCAATCTCAGCTATATGATATCAATGGGTTTTATCTTTTGCAGGCTGTGGTTCATTGTTGACTTCGGTACCGAAAAATATTTTGGTAGATATAATTACGATGACAGCTAACTTACTTTATGATCATACTAGTTGATAACCGTGTTGATAACCATGCATATGTATGGGTCACTTGTAATTTATtctatacaaattttaatttattcaataaaatagaataaaaataaacacaaatatgtgtaatattaataataattagatcGTTTGTATTTCATTGACGAAGATAATGTTagtaaacaaaagaaataacctAAACTTAATTTagtcattatcattatcattgttATTCCAATTCTTTTGTCTTCTAATAATAATTTCCCAAATTTGTTCATGATGTTTGTAGTAGAATGAGATTTCATCATCATGAGAAAAATTACTATCTTCAAGGAATTGATACCAAGGTTGTAGAACATATGTTTGGTCAATTCCAATATCAAGAACAATAACATTCCACTGTAACAGAGGTTCAAATTTTCTAAGGATTGTCATGTGGTGATCGCAAACATTTAGATGTCTAGTTATACAGTTTGGAAGATTCTGCAAAAgaggataaataataataatatttagtttTGTATTTATGTGagtcataataatttttttttatcattaccaAAAGCTGCGGTCTGTCAATCATTGATTGTGTTATTTCAAGTGTCCAAATATGCTGCCTGGATATCATCCAGGGTCTTCCGAAAGTCTGGTGTTCCAGCGGTGGATTGAAATGAAGGTCGAATATTGAGATGTGGTCGATTGCAACGAAATGGATGATGGTGGATTCATAAATGGCCAATTCTTTTCTAAACTGTTTCAGTCCTTCAGCAAAGAAGATTTTTCCCTTATGGAGTCTGAGTTGGATTTGATATATAAGTCCATTATATTTGAAACAAACATATTCGGGATATTCTGGTGCCCACTGAATGTggtaaaaaaaccaaaaagaaatgaGTTTTAATCCAATACTACCCTGTCATTGTGGAATGTGGCTCTAAACTGCATGATTGCTGGTTTTCAGATAAATGGAAGTTCTACCTAGAATGAGATTGGACATAAAAACCAATATAGCTGTATTATTTAGATAGATAATAATCAAAGATGTGGagttaggaagaaaaaaagcaataaagtttaATCTATGAAGCCGGTATAGAAAGTGTAAATATGGTTAGTCATTTTAGAGGAGTAAAATTGTCGAACAATATGCTGAAATGATGGAAAAATGGTGTCTATCCATGTTCTTCCTCTCTGCTGTAATTTAATTGAAACAAAGTATAAAAGCTATTCGAGAATAAAACAACTGATGGTCGCATCAACATAGTTTCATCTTAGACATTCCGTGTTGcagtaatttcatatttatttgctGCCTATTTGATTGCTTATGTTTTACAGACCATGTAATATTCATCTTATCTTAAGCTTGATTAGCATCACAGATTAGCCATCTTGTTGTACTGGTTTTTTCacatttaattcaattatattaaCAACTTTGTTAGATACTTAACTCAATTCTAATCTTTTGTCGTGTTCATTTAGTTATTTAAGCCTCTATAGGCATGTATAATTCTAGATTAGGACATTTAGATGGATATAACCTTGTACAATTGTTGATCAAACATACagggaattaaagagaattaaaGTTTAATGGaatgttttaaaagaaaaagtaatctTGAGCTGGAGTGCTTTCATTGTTATGCTGATAGAATGACgaacaacaaaatttaatgaGTGAGGTTCACATGCAcacaataatttcatatttatttgctGCCTATTTGATTGCTTATGTTTTACAGACCATGTAATATTCATCTTATCTTAAGCTTGATTAGCATCATAGATTAGCCATCTTGTTGTACTGgtttttttcacatttaattCAATTATGTTAATAACTTTGTTAGATACTTAACTCAATTCTCATCTTTTGTCGTGTTCATTTAGTTATTTAAGCCTCTATAGGCATGTATAATTCTAGATTAGGATATTTAGATGGATATAACCTTGTACAATTGTTGATCAAACATACagggaattaaagagaattaaaGTTTAATGGAATGTTT includes these proteins:
- the LOC100777663 gene encoding class V chitinase → MANSKNNLILVSTLLMLLQLHFTPSKAAIKGGYWYSESGLAVSNINPSHFTHLFCAFAHLDPNTNKVTISSSDSSQFSTFTQTLQAKNPSVKTLLSIGGGFGPSLAANFSRMARQANTRKSFIDSSIQQARSNNFLGLDLDWEYPSSDTDKTNFASLIKEWKEAVTKESRTSGKAPLFLSAAVAGSDQITPLKYYPGKDVANNLDFVNVMAYDLFTSEGYPTVTQPPAPWNNPRGQFSAEQGVTEWNKTLGVPLNKLNLGLPFYGYKWSLSDSNKNGLFAPAKQGLGAVKYKDIKNVAAQVVFDSTYVTNYCFKGTDWFGYDDTQSISAKVVNAKQKGLVGYFAWHIEQDSNWALSQAASQAWGM